One window of Talaromyces rugulosus chromosome V, complete sequence genomic DNA carries:
- a CDS encoding mini-chromosome maintenance complex protein 7, producing MALLQYPAPVDYAAQQEAFKDFLQNFKSFASASESAATEAIEGLRIDGDQTDDEYDFMDDAEGGQAQTGRKRRDPKNKYMQMLQDVANRDSNCILIELDDLATFEKSLPDDTDLRLVDSIQGNARRYIDVFSDAADSVMPKETKEISFKDDVLDIIMSQRDKRNETVHMAAEAEMDAGPPQSMFPPELTRRYTLNFKPLTPSGSSSEQSSKALAVRHVRGEHLGSLITVRGIVTRVSDVKPAVKINAYTCDRCGSEIFQPITTKSFLPMTECPSEECVANSSKGQLFLSTRASKFVPFQEVKIQEMADQVPVGHIPRSLTVNCNGSLTRQLNPGDVVDIAGVFLPTPYTGFRAIRAGLLTDTYLEAQYITQHKKAYDSMIMDSRTLRRIDQYKDSGHMYEYLARSIAPEIYGHLDVKKALLLLLIGGVNKDMADGMHIRGDINICLMGDPGVAKSQLLRYICKVAPRGIYTTGRGSSGVGLTAAVMRDPVTDEMVLEGGALVLADNGICCIDEFDKMEDGDRTAIHEVMEQQTISISKAGITTTLNARTSILAAANPLYGRYNPRISPVENINLPAALLSRFDVMFLMLDTPSRDSDEELANHVTYVHMHNKHPETSDNAVVFSPSEVRQYIARARAYRPIVPKQLSDYMVGAYVSMRKQQKRDEAGKRQFSHVTPRTLLGIVRLSQALARLRFSDVVVTGDVDEALRLVEVSKASLSNDSSAGTDHTPSSKIYNLIRGMRESGAAAAGDGGDGQLNLRKVRERVLAKGFTEDQLTQTVEEYAEMNVWQIAGSGTRLVFIDVGDDDEDMDM from the exons ATGGCTCTCCTTCAATATCCTGCCCCCGTCGACTACGCTGCCCAACAAGAGGCTTTCAAGGACTTTCTGCAGAATTTCAAGTCGTTCGCATCCGCGTCGGAATCTGCTGCCACTGAGGCAATCGAAGGCCTGCGCATTGATGGCGATCAGACCGACGACGAATATGATTTCATGGACGATGCCGAGGGGGGGCAAGCCCAAACCGGTCGCAAACGCCGCGATcccaaaaacaaatatatgCAAATGCTCCAGGACGTCGCAAATAGGGATAGTAACTGCATATTGATTGAACTGGACGATCTCGCTACT TTTGAGAAATCTCTCCCTGATGATACGGACCTAAGATTGGTGGACTCCATTCAAGGAAATGCGAGGCGCTACATTGACGTTTTTTCCGATGCTGCTGACTCCGTTATGCCAAAAGAGACTAAAGAAATTTC GTTCAAAGATGATGTTCTTGATATCATCATGTCACAGCGTGACAAGCGCAACGAAACGGTCCACATGGCTGCAGAGGCCGAGATGGATGCCGGTCCACCCCAGTCAATGTTCCCACCTGAGTTGACGAGACGATACACTTTGAACTTCAAACCATTGACACCGTCTGGGTCTAGCAGTGAACAAAGCTCAAAGGCTCTGGCCGTTCGTCATGTGCGAGGAGAACACCTTGGATCTCTGATCACAGTGAGGGGTATCGTAACACGAGTTTCTGATGTCAAGCCAGCAGTCAAGATCAATGCCTATACCTGTGATCGATGTGGAAGTGAAATCTTCCAGCCCATTACCACGAAATCATTCTTGCCCATGACGGAATGTCCATCTGAAGAATGTGTCGCCAACAGTTCAAAAGGACAGCTCTTTCTATCCACTCGGGCTTCAAAATTTGTTCCATTCCAGGAAGTCAAAATCCAGGAAATGGCAGACCAGGTCCCAGTCGGTCACATCCCACGATCTCTCACTGTCAACTGCAACGGAAGTCTGACACGGCAACTCAACCCCGGAGATGTTGTCGATATCGCTGGCGTTTTCCTTCCAACACCATACACCGGTTTCCGGGCAATCCGCGCCGGTCTACTGACAGACACTTATCTTGAGGCCCAATACATCACCCAACACAAGAAAGCCTACGACAGCATGATTATGGATTCCCGAACTCTGCGGAGAATCGACCAGTACAAAGACTCTGGACACATGTACGAATATCTTGCTCGATCGATTGCGCCTGAGATTTACGGACACCTTGACGTTAAGAAGgccttgttgttgcttttgATCGGGGGTGTTAACAAGGATATGGCTGACGGAATGCACATTCGTGGCGACATCAACATTTGTCTCATGGGTGACCCTGGTGTGGCCAAGTCTCAATTGCTCAGATATATCTGCAAGGTGGCTCCTCGAGGCATTTACACGACTGGTCGTGGTAGCAGTGGTGTTGGTCTTACTGCTGCCGTGATGCGGGATCCAGTCACCGACGAGATGGTCCTTGAGGGAGGTGCTTTAGTTCTCGCTGACAACGGCATCTGCTGTATTGATGAATTTGACAAGATGGAGGATGGAGACAGAACTGCTATCCACGAAGTCATGGAACAACAGactatttctatttccaAGGCGGGCATTACCACAACACTGAATGCTAGAACGTCTATTCTGGCTGCCGCCAACCCTCTCTATGGTCGCTACAACCCCCGCATTTCTCCAGTTGAGAACATCAATCTTCCAGCTGCCCTTCTCTCGCGTTTCGACGTCATGTTCCTTATGCTCGACACTCCGTCACGCGATTCCGACGAAGAGCTGGCCAACCATGTGACCTATGTCCACATGCACAACAAACACCCCGAAACCAGCGACAACGCTGTGGTTTTCAGCCCCAGCGAAGTTCGTCAGTACATTGCACGTGCTCGAGCTTACCGACCTATTGTTCCCAAGCAACTGTCGGACTACATGGTTGGCGCGTATGTAAGTATGCGCAAGCAGCAAAAACGGGATGAAGCAGGCAAACGGCAATTCTCGCACGTCACACCTCGTACGCTTTTGGGTATTGTCCGTCTGTCGCAGGCTTTGGCACGACTTCGCTTTAGCGACGTAGTTGTCACCGGAGACGTTGACGAGGCTCTCCGTCTGGTCGAAGTCAGCAAAGCGTCACTATCAAACGATTCCAGCGCAGGAACAGACCACACTCCTAGCAGTAAGATCTACAACTTGATCCGAGGCATGCGAGAAAGCGGTGCTGCCGCAGCCGGTGACGGCGGAGACGGCCAACTCAACTTGCGCAAGGTCCGCGAGCGCGTGCTGGCCAAGGGCTTTACGGAAGATCAGCTCACACAGACGGTTGAAGAATACGCCGAAATGAAC GTTTGGCAAATTGCCGGCAGTGGCACTCGCCTCGTTTTCATTGATGTtggtgacgatgacgaagacaTGGACATGTAG